Proteins from a single region of Haloplanus sp. GDY1:
- a CDS encoding DUF211 domain-containing protein, with protein MAPVRRVVLDVLKPHQPSTVEVASRLADLDGIEAVNALLVETDAEVQTLKLTVEGSDIAVERVDDEVERLGGSVHSVDQVVCGEYLVEEVRTPQD; from the coding sequence ATGGCACCAGTCCGTCGCGTCGTCCTCGACGTGTTGAAACCCCACCAGCCGTCGACGGTCGAGGTGGCCAGCCGGCTCGCCGACCTCGACGGGATCGAGGCCGTCAACGCGCTGCTCGTGGAGACCGACGCCGAGGTACAGACCCTGAAGCTCACGGTGGAGGGATCGGACATCGCGGTCGAGCGCGTCGACGACGAAGTCGAACGCCTCGGCGGATCCGTCCACTCCGTCGACCAGGTGGTGTGTGGGGAGTATCTGGTCGAGGAGGTCCGGACCCCGCAGGACTGA
- a CDS encoding DUF373 family protein, with the protein MTTLVLCVDRADDIGRTVGVSMPVDGWDAVRSLVTEVGLADPEDSTVNCLLEALRVTRDLRGEGEDAIVAVVSGTGDSAVGADRSVAAQIDDLLDRHDPRSAIIVTDSAEDERLVPIVESRLPVDSVDRVVVRQARDIESTYYLLKQFLADEELRSTVLVPLGVGLLLLPVLLVRFSLPVALAGLASLLGAAVLYKGLAIDTYLSRLPDRIREALYSGQVSVVTYAVAGGLALVGAFLGALAVSTTTEGVVVPVMQFAYSSIPWLALAALTASAGRLLDELIDSDRVPRPYLNLPFGVVALGLVVRGFAGYFLEREGVLGNLRVAGITVPATERLALFVVTAIVVSLIGVRVAANVADHEEEADAEAAERS; encoded by the coding sequence GTGACAACCCTGGTCCTGTGTGTCGACCGCGCCGACGACATCGGGCGGACGGTCGGCGTGTCGATGCCCGTCGACGGGTGGGACGCGGTGCGGTCGCTGGTGACGGAGGTCGGACTCGCGGACCCGGAGGATTCGACGGTGAACTGCCTGCTGGAGGCGCTGCGGGTCACCCGCGACCTCCGCGGCGAGGGCGAGGACGCCATCGTCGCCGTCGTCTCGGGAACCGGCGACTCGGCCGTCGGCGCCGACCGGTCGGTCGCCGCACAGATCGACGACCTGCTCGACCGCCACGACCCGCGCTCGGCGATCATCGTCACCGACAGCGCCGAGGACGAGCGGCTGGTCCCCATCGTCGAGAGCCGCCTCCCCGTCGACTCGGTCGACCGCGTCGTCGTCCGGCAGGCCCGGGACATCGAATCGACGTACTACCTCCTCAAGCAGTTCCTCGCCGACGAGGAACTGCGCTCGACCGTCCTGGTTCCGCTCGGCGTCGGCCTGCTGCTCCTCCCGGTGTTGCTCGTGCGGTTCTCCCTGCCCGTGGCGCTGGCCGGCCTCGCCTCGCTGCTCGGGGCCGCCGTCCTCTACAAGGGGCTCGCCATCGACACCTACCTCTCCCGTCTCCCCGACCGGATCCGGGAGGCCCTCTACTCCGGGCAGGTGTCGGTCGTCACCTACGCCGTCGCGGGTGGCCTCGCACTCGTCGGCGCCTTCCTCGGTGCGCTCGCCGTCTCGACGACGACCGAGGGGGTCGTGGTTCCGGTCATGCAGTTCGCCTACAGCAGCATCCCGTGGCTGGCGCTGGCGGCGCTGACCGCGAGCGCCGGCCGCCTCCTCGACGAACTCATCGACTCGGATCGGGTGCCCCGGCCGTATCTGAACCTGCCGTTCGGCGTCGTCGCCCTCGGCCTCGTCGTCCGCGGATTCGCGGGTTACTTCCTCGAACGCGAGGGGGTTCTCGGCAATCTGCGGGTGGCGGGGATCACCGTGCCGGCGACCGAACGCCTCGCGCTCTTTGTCGTCACCGCGATCGTCGTCTCGCTGATCGGCGTCAGGGTGGCCGCGAACGTCGCGGACCACGAGGAGGAGGCGGACGCCGAGGCGGCCGAGCGCTCCTGA
- the sppA gene encoding signal peptide peptidase SppA gives MSEGDDVGRLAVVLGGGLLAAVLGFVIFVVLPGSLADLLGMLVTVGVVVLGARAAGDLADSIFPDYNVAEVAVEGPITRDGSTPSPIPGGSLGATADDVVDVIERADEDDATEALLVKLDTPGGEVVPSDDIRKAAADFDGPTVAYATDVCASGGYWIASGCDELWARRASIVGSIGVIGSRVNVSELADELGVSYERFAAGEYKDAGMPLKELSAEEREYLQGLIDGFYDDFVERVAEGRDMDPEAIRETEARVYLGEDAHELGLVDDVGDRDDVEDHVADLLDAEVSVREFEPEKGLAARLRGGATAVAYAFGAGMAGVVVDDDRGFRLRF, from the coding sequence GTGAGTGAGGGAGACGACGTCGGCCGACTCGCCGTCGTCCTCGGCGGCGGGTTGCTCGCGGCCGTCCTCGGTTTCGTGATCTTCGTGGTTCTGCCCGGATCGCTCGCGGACCTCCTCGGGATGTTGGTGACCGTCGGCGTGGTGGTCCTCGGTGCGCGCGCCGCCGGCGACCTGGCGGACTCGATCTTTCCCGACTACAACGTCGCGGAGGTGGCGGTCGAGGGGCCGATCACCCGTGACGGCTCGACGCCGAGTCCGATCCCGGGCGGGTCGCTCGGCGCCACCGCCGACGACGTGGTCGACGTGATCGAACGCGCGGACGAGGACGACGCCACGGAGGCCCTGCTGGTGAAACTCGACACGCCCGGCGGGGAGGTGGTCCCGAGCGACGACATCCGGAAGGCGGCCGCCGACTTCGACGGCCCGACCGTGGCCTACGCCACCGACGTCTGTGCCAGCGGCGGCTACTGGATCGCGAGTGGGTGTGACGAACTCTGGGCGCGCCGCGCCAGCATCGTCGGCAGCATCGGCGTCATCGGCTCGCGGGTGAACGTCTCGGAGCTGGCCGACGAACTCGGTGTCTCCTACGAGCGCTTCGCCGCGGGGGAGTACAAGGACGCCGGCATGCCCCTGAAGGAACTCTCCGCGGAGGAGCGGGAGTACCTGCAGGGGTTGATCGACGGCTTCTACGACGACTTCGTCGAGCGGGTGGCCGAGGGACGCGACATGGACCCCGAGGCGATCCGGGAGACGGAGGCGCGGGTCTACCTCGGCGAGGACGCCCACGAACTGGGGCTGGTCGACGACGTCGGTGACCGGGACGACGTCGAGGACCACGTAGCCGACCTGCTCGACGCCGAGGTGTCGGTCCGCGAGTTCGAACCGGAGAAGGGGCTGGCCGCACGCCTCCGCGGCGGCGCGACGGCCGTCGCGTACGCCTTCGGCGCCGGGATGGCGGGCGTCGTCGTCGACGACGACCGGGGCTTCCGGCTCCGATTCTGA
- a CDS encoding digeranylgeranylglycerophospholipid reductase: MSDRFDVIVAGAGPAGAQCARDLAQRDYDVLVLEAEAEDDFPRQSNKSTAGTFPSMMASFGVPDEVVMNYTDDVVLESPNDHYVQHQPGAVLEFADFKRWLVGEGREEGATYRFDARVNGPIMEGGTISGVRYAGDEEASADIVVDATGPAAPLAKELGVSDLQREHQAIGVEWEMEGVDVDHPDYADLTDAMMLRLDHEYAPGGYSWIFHTGGDTAKVGLCYIQNASHEQYGRDGASIDDYLHHWLDTDPRFADAERIAEKQQHRGSAHIQMPGQLCTDGFMAIGDAVPTIDPLWGEGIHKGMKSGRMAAITADRCFTEADPDTSAEAMSVYSKLWHSEVAPRMRERLLMTELLYLAPNDRYDTLMADLQGTDSDTLAKANAGNVRAMLKLLHLGDVPLLGKFARERLSG; the protein is encoded by the coding sequence ATGTCCGACCGTTTCGACGTGATCGTCGCCGGCGCCGGGCCCGCGGGGGCCCAGTGTGCCCGCGACCTCGCTCAGCGGGACTACGACGTCCTCGTCCTCGAGGCGGAAGCCGAGGACGACTTCCCCCGCCAGAGCAACAAGTCGACCGCCGGGACTTTCCCCTCCATGATGGCCTCCTTCGGCGTGCCCGACGAGGTGGTGATGAACTACACCGACGACGTGGTGCTGGAGTCGCCGAACGACCACTACGTCCAGCACCAACCCGGTGCAGTGCTGGAGTTCGCCGACTTCAAGCGCTGGCTGGTGGGCGAGGGCCGCGAGGAGGGGGCGACCTACCGGTTCGACGCCCGCGTCAACGGCCCGATCATGGAGGGCGGCACGATTTCGGGCGTCAGGTACGCGGGCGACGAGGAGGCGTCCGCCGACATCGTCGTCGACGCGACGGGGCCGGCCGCGCCGCTCGCGAAGGAACTCGGCGTGAGCGACCTGCAACGGGAACACCAGGCCATCGGCGTGGAGTGGGAGATGGAGGGCGTCGACGTCGACCACCCCGACTACGCCGACCTCACCGACGCGATGATGCTCCGTCTCGACCACGAGTACGCCCCCGGTGGCTACTCCTGGATCTTCCACACCGGCGGCGACACCGCGAAGGTCGGCCTCTGTTACATCCAGAACGCGAGCCACGAGCAGTACGGTCGCGACGGGGCGAGCATCGACGACTACCTCCACCACTGGCTCGACACCGACCCGCGCTTCGCCGACGCGGAGCGCATCGCCGAGAAACAGCAACACCGCGGCTCGGCTCACATCCAGATGCCCGGCCAGCTCTGTACGGACGGGTTCATGGCCATCGGCGACGCCGTGCCGACCATCGACCCGCTGTGGGGCGAGGGGATCCACAAGGGGATGAAGTCGGGGCGTATGGCCGCCATCACGGCCGACCGCTGTTTCACCGAGGCCGACCCCGACACCTCGGCGGAGGCCATGTCGGTCTACAGCAAACTCTGGCACAGCGAGGTGGCTCCACGGATGCGGGAGCGGCTCCTGATGACCGAACTCCTGTATCTCGCCCCCAACGATCGGTACGACACGCTGATGGCGGACCTCCAGGGAACCGACAGCGACACGCTGGCGAAGGCCAACGCGGGCAACGTCCGTGCGATGCTGAAGCTCCTCCACCTCGGCGACGTGCCCCTCCTGGGGAAGTTCGCGAGGGAGCGGCTCTCCGGCTAA
- a CDS encoding VIT1/CCC1 transporter family protein translates to MRDRLRSLRSALAHDEVRSISRRYFISNGFDGTLTSIGVTVGAYLSGIDEGVTVVAIGLGAAVGLCTSGVWSVWEIERAERRAQVASIERAMLTDLDDTRVTRRMRDARAISAVTSGLGPLVGIVLPLLPYLLEGSTLTMFESTVAAVGVGVTTLFTFGAYMGTVAGLNPYVAGVRMGLAGLVVALLNLVLPG, encoded by the coding sequence GTGCGCGACCGACTGCGCTCCCTCCGGTCGGCGCTCGCCCACGACGAGGTGCGGTCGATCTCCCGCCGCTACTTCATCTCGAACGGCTTCGACGGCACCCTCACCAGCATCGGCGTCACCGTGGGGGCGTACCTCTCGGGGATCGACGAGGGGGTGACCGTCGTCGCCATCGGCCTCGGGGCGGCGGTCGGCCTGTGTACCTCCGGCGTCTGGAGCGTCTGGGAGATCGAACGCGCCGAACGCCGGGCGCAGGTCGCGAGCATCGAACGCGCGATGCTCACCGACCTCGACGACACGCGAGTGACCCGACGGATGCGGGACGCCCGGGCGATCAGCGCCGTCACCAGCGGGCTGGGGCCGCTGGTCGGGATCGTGCTCCCCCTGCTCCCGTACCTCCTCGAAGGGTCGACGCTGACGATGTTCGAGAGCACCGTCGCGGCCGTCGGCGTCGGCGTGACGACCCTCTTTACCTTCGGCGCGTACATGGGAACCGTCGCGGGCCTGAACCCCTACGTCGCGGGCGTGCGGATGGGGCTCGCGGGCCTCGTGGTCGCCCTCCTCAACCTCGTCCTGCCGGGGTAA
- a CDS encoding 2-oxoacid:ferredoxin oxidoreductase subunit beta, producing the protein MSSNVRFTDFKSDAQPTWCPGCGDFGTMNGMMKALAETGNTPDETFVVAGIGCSGKIGTYMRSYAIHGVHGRALPVGTGVKLANPDIEVMVAGGDGDGYSIGAGHFIHAVRRNVDMTYVVMDNRIYGLTKGQASPTSREDFETSTTPEGPQQPPVNPLALALAASGTFIAQSFSTDAQRHAEIVKQAVEHDGFGFVNVFSPCVTFNDVDTYDYFRDHIVDLQDADHDPTSYEDARSRILDRDKEYQGVLYRDEESVPYERSHGVDADMSDIPDGAPEDAMDLVREFY; encoded by the coding sequence ATGAGTTCCAACGTTCGATTCACCGACTTCAAGTCCGACGCACAGCCGACCTGGTGTCCCGGATGCGGCGACTTCGGGACGATGAACGGCATGATGAAGGCGCTGGCCGAGACCGGCAACACCCCCGACGAGACGTTCGTCGTCGCCGGCATCGGCTGTTCCGGCAAGATCGGGACGTACATGCGCTCCTACGCCATCCACGGCGTCCACGGGCGCGCGCTCCCCGTGGGGACGGGCGTCAAACTCGCCAACCCCGACATCGAGGTGATGGTCGCGGGCGGCGACGGCGACGGCTACTCCATCGGCGCGGGCCACTTCATCCACGCCGTCCGCCGGAACGTCGACATGACCTACGTCGTCATGGACAACCGCATCTACGGGCTGACCAAGGGCCAGGCCTCGCCGACCAGTCGCGAGGACTTCGAGACGTCGACGACGCCCGAGGGGCCACAGCAACCGCCCGTGAACCCGCTCGCCCTGGCGCTCGCGGCCAGCGGGACCTTCATCGCGCAGTCGTTCTCGACGGACGCCCAGCGTCACGCCGAAATCGTCAAGCAGGCCGTCGAACACGACGGCTTCGGCTTCGTCAACGTGTTCTCCCCCTGCGTGACGTTCAACGACGTCGACACCTACGACTACTTCCGGGACCACATCGTCGATCTGCAGGATGCGGACCACGATCCGACGAGCTACGAGGACGCCCGCTCGCGCATCCTCGACCGCGACAAGGAGTACCAGGGCGTCCTCTACCGGGACGAGGAGTCGGTGCCCTACGAGCGGAGCCACGGCGTCGACGCGGACATGTCGGACATCCCCGACGGCGCTCCCGAGGACGCGATGGATCTGGTCCGCGAGTTCTACTGA
- a CDS encoding DUF371 domain-containing protein encodes MEEVVRARGHEHVAATHGSTFEVTTDDWLTPAGDCIVGIEADRAPADFDDAFVDACRDPGATITLTLDVGGRTRAVRARGHPDLTFESDRSAVVRTSTYVDDRTVAVGADAAAADLDRSLVSALADGAALTLTLAVD; translated from the coding sequence ATGGAGGAGGTCGTTCGCGCCCGCGGCCACGAACACGTCGCCGCGACCCACGGAAGCACGTTCGAGGTGACGACCGACGACTGGTTGACGCCGGCGGGCGACTGCATCGTCGGCATCGAGGCCGACCGCGCGCCCGCCGACTTCGACGACGCCTTCGTCGACGCCTGCCGCGACCCCGGGGCGACGATCACCCTGACGCTCGACGTCGGCGGCCGGACGCGCGCGGTGCGCGCCCGCGGTCACCCCGACCTCACCTTCGAGAGCGACCGGAGCGCCGTCGTCCGGACGAGCACCTACGTCGACGACCGCACCGTCGCCGTCGGCGCCGACGCCGCGGCGGCCGACCTCGACCGCTCCCTCGTGTCGGCCCTCGCCGACGGCGCTGCCCTCACCCTGACGCTCGCCGTCGACTGA
- the grpE gene encoding nucleotide exchange factor GrpE — protein sequence MSHFRDPIVGIDPGTSTTRCAVYDGERPRIVPNGAGREATPTVVSVAEDGTLVAGTRAADRTTTHPERTVTDLVDRLRTGEPVVVDGVSYPPETLAAAVISRALPDGAGDLEKCVLTAPNGATRAYRRRLRDAASILEFSVERTVHSTAAAAMAYGFDRDGERTVLVCDFGGGTADVSVLDIDGGVYHVFATDGVPDFGGADLDAAVADHLASAFADDHGVDLRSDPQAHRRLIEAAADARADLSTRERTRIQLPAVTVTDDGPLDLDTSLSSSAFESIVDDVIDRIEAPIDRVLDAAAVDGVDDVVLAGDATRTPAVRERIEAVTETVPTTTADPGTAAALGAAIQGGVLSGHVDDVVLLDALFRSLGVAVDGDGFEPLVRADTTVPTEASKTFTTTADEQSGVRVRVREGGSAPDGGTVLGDVALTDLPAAPAGDPRIEVTLSIDERRIVNATAACEETGEEAEATFDARRRLTPAAVDWSRRVLFRVGSPDSESPVRIAAARPDRLLEPRTGSDDPADYPPITSPVLPHGVGLETVGDGDGPGFERLLDAGTSLPAQASRTFTTATDDQESVRVRVLREGTSDTPEPVGEVTVRDLPSAPAGNPDIAVDVAVDATGTLTVSATVDDADDPAASTEFDLFDGRAVTGRDDPSGGDDGPELLDRSPTAAEIECLLDVRDDLSRALDADADDPEPVQAGLRATRKKLDRLTDDELTASIAEDALAVADDLDRAVGGDPGTTDRLRRWIRSTRRRVESALDAADATLLAPDPGESIDPDRHSVVARVESERPADAVVDVRATGYARAGRVERPAKVTVSDGPGGASLAGPPDAIPGRPDVSVDHGALSRGDRIGSGGRADVFEATVPSPDGPVTVALKEPRFSGTLHADVGERFVDEARRWARLDDHDHVVGVVDWGAEPLPWIAMEYMDGGTLDERAGDVSVPQALWTALAVARGVSHANKRGVAHLDLKPENVLFRSVDGAWDVPKVADWGLSRHLLDRSSGASGYTPTYAAPEQLDGDGSVDATTDVYQLGAVCYELFTGRPPFEGDGPGDVVEQVRTSTPPPPSDVASVPDTVDDVLLTALATDPADRYESTLYLRDALRDAFESTVGPLER from the coding sequence GTGTCTCACTTCCGGGACCCGATCGTCGGGATCGACCCTGGCACCTCGACGACCCGCTGTGCCGTCTACGACGGGGAACGGCCACGGATCGTCCCGAACGGGGCCGGCCGCGAGGCGACCCCCACCGTCGTCTCCGTCGCCGAGGACGGAACGTTGGTGGCCGGCACGCGCGCGGCCGACCGCACGACCACACATCCCGAGCGGACGGTCACCGACCTCGTCGACCGCCTCCGGACGGGCGAACCGGTCGTCGTGGACGGCGTGTCGTACCCGCCGGAGACGCTGGCCGCGGCCGTCATCTCGCGGGCCCTTCCCGACGGCGCGGGCGACCTGGAGAAGTGTGTCCTCACCGCGCCCAACGGCGCCACGAGGGCGTACCGTCGTCGACTTCGGGACGCCGCCTCCATCTTGGAGTTCTCCGTCGAGCGCACCGTCCACTCGACGGCGGCCGCCGCCATGGCCTACGGGTTCGACCGGGACGGCGAGCGGACCGTCCTCGTCTGTGACTTCGGCGGCGGGACCGCCGACGTCTCGGTGCTCGACATCGACGGCGGCGTCTACCACGTCTTCGCGACCGACGGGGTCCCCGATTTCGGCGGCGCGGATTTGGACGCCGCCGTCGCCGACCACCTCGCGTCGGCGTTCGCGGACGACCACGGCGTCGACCTTCGGTCGGACCCCCAGGCTCACCGCCGACTGATCGAGGCGGCCGCGGACGCACGCGCCGATCTCTCTACCCGCGAGCGGACCCGTATCCAACTCCCGGCCGTCACCGTCACCGACGACGGTCCCCTCGACCTCGATACCTCCCTGTCCAGTTCGGCGTTCGAGTCGATCGTCGACGACGTGATCGACCGAATCGAGGCCCCCATCGACCGCGTTCTCGACGCGGCCGCCGTCGACGGTGTCGACGACGTGGTGCTCGCGGGGGACGCGACGCGCACGCCGGCGGTCCGTGAACGCATCGAGGCGGTCACCGAGACGGTGCCCACGACGACCGCCGATCCCGGCACGGCCGCGGCGCTCGGCGCGGCGATCCAGGGCGGCGTCCTCTCCGGACACGTCGACGACGTCGTTCTGCTCGATGCCCTCTTTCGCTCCCTCGGCGTGGCCGTCGACGGCGACGGGTTCGAACCGCTCGTCCGGGCGGATACGACCGTTCCCACCGAGGCGTCCAAGACGTTCACGACGACGGCCGACGAACAGTCCGGCGTTCGCGTCCGGGTTCGCGAGGGTGGGTCCGCCCCCGACGGCGGCACCGTCCTCGGCGACGTGGCGCTGACGGACCTCCCGGCCGCACCCGCCGGTGACCCCCGAATCGAGGTGACGCTCTCGATCGACGAACGGCGGATCGTCAACGCCACCGCGGCGTGTGAGGAGACGGGAGAGGAAGCCGAGGCCACGTTCGACGCCCGTCGGCGTCTGACTCCCGCAGCGGTGGACTGGAGTCGACGGGTGCTGTTCAGGGTGGGGTCGCCCGATTCCGAGAGTCCGGTGCGGATCGCCGCCGCTCGTCCGGACCGACTCCTCGAACCGAGAACCGGGTCGGACGATCCGGCCGACTACCCCCCGATCACCAGCCCCGTCCTCCCCCACGGCGTCGGTTTGGAGACGGTCGGCGACGGCGACGGCCCCGGCTTCGAACGCCTCCTCGATGCGGGGACCTCGCTCCCCGCCCAGGCGTCGCGGACGTTCACCACCGCGACGGACGACCAGGAGTCGGTCCGCGTCCGCGTCCTGCGCGAGGGCACGTCGGACACCCCGGAACCGGTCGGCGAGGTCACGGTTCGGGACCTCCCATCGGCGCCGGCAGGGAACCCGGACATCGCGGTCGATGTCGCCGTGGACGCGACGGGGACGCTGACGGTATCGGCGACGGTCGACGACGCCGACGACCCCGCGGCGTCGACCGAGTTCGACCTGTTCGACGGGAGGGCTGTGACGGGGCGCGACGACCCGTCCGGCGGCGACGACGGTCCCGAACTCCTCGACCGATCGCCGACGGCGGCGGAAATCGAGTGTTTGCTCGACGTGCGCGACGACCTCTCGCGGGCGCTCGACGCCGACGCCGACGACCCGGAACCGGTGCAGGCTGGGCTGCGGGCGACCCGGAAGAAGCTCGACCGCCTGACCGACGACGAACTCACCGCGTCGATCGCCGAGGACGCCCTCGCCGTCGCCGACGATCTCGACCGGGCCGTCGGCGGCGATCCGGGCACGACCGATCGACTCCGGCGGTGGATCCGGTCCACGCGGCGGCGGGTGGAGAGCGCGCTCGACGCGGCCGACGCGACCCTCCTCGCTCCCGACCCGGGCGAGTCGATCGACCCCGACCGGCACAGCGTCGTCGCGCGCGTCGAGTCGGAGCGACCGGCCGACGCAGTGGTCGACGTGCGGGCGACGGGATACGCGCGGGCGGGCCGGGTCGAGCGGCCGGCGAAGGTGACCGTGAGCGACGGTCCGGGAGGGGCGTCGCTCGCCGGTCCCCCCGACGCGATTCCCGGACGTCCCGACGTCTCGGTCGACCACGGCGCGCTCTCCCGCGGCGACCGGATCGGCAGCGGCGGCCGGGCCGACGTGTTCGAGGCCACCGTCCCGTCGCCCGACGGTCCCGTGACCGTCGCGCTCAAGGAGCCCCGGTTCTCGGGGACGCTCCACGCGGACGTCGGCGAGCGCTTCGTCGACGAGGCGAGACGGTGGGCGCGCCTGGACGACCACGACCACGTCGTCGGCGTCGTCGACTGGGGTGCCGAACCGCTCCCCTGGATCGCCATGGAGTACATGGACGGGGGAACGCTCGACGAACGCGCCGGCGACGTGTCCGTGCCCCAGGCACTCTGGACGGCACTGGCGGTCGCTCGCGGCGTCAGTCACGCCAACAAGCGCGGCGTCGCCCACCTCGATCTGAAGCCGGAGAACGTCCTCTTTCGCTCGGTCGACGGCGCCTGGGACGTGCCGAAGGTGGCGGACTGGGGCCTCTCCAGACACCTCCTCGACCGCTCGTCGGGCGCGAGCGGCTACACCCCGACCTACGCCGCCCCCGAGCAACTCGACGGCGACGGATCGGTCGACGCTACCACCGACGTCTACCAACTGGGAGCCGTCTGCTACGAACTGTTCACCGGGCGGCCGCCGTTCGAGGGCGACGGCCCGGGCGACGTCGTCGAGCAGGTCCGAACGTCGACGCCGCCGCCCCCCAGCGACGTCGCGTCGGTCCCCGATACCGTCGACGACGTCCTCCTGACGGCCCTCGCCACCGACCCCGCGGACCGGTACGAGTCGACGCTCTACCTCCGCGACGCCCTCCGGGACGCGTTCGAGTCGACGGTCGGCCCGCTGGAGCGGTGA
- a CDS encoding coiled-coil protein, whose protein sequence is MVTTEEVLDEFDVAALEDENNVELTDDQLENDSKGQLIKLAGQLRDRRNELNQMASERASKRDDLNAKTREKVDEAQEHREKRDELNEKVQEHKEQRNELNAKANELFDEVEEMKQDLELGDGKDLEELEEEIEQLEFRQQTEVLSAEDERELIEKIEDKREEYQQRKEKLDDASELEELVEEAEEVRSEASQHHQKVTELADKAQEHHNQMIEAYREADEIRDKADEMHELFVEAQEAADRHHEDFVRVQKRLRELDKEEEQEQQDEREAEREAAKEEAEEIYQKFKEGETLDTEDLMKLQKTGLL, encoded by the coding sequence ATGGTAACAACAGAAGAAGTACTCGACGAATTCGACGTTGCGGCGCTCGAAGACGAGAACAACGTCGAACTCACCGACGATCAGCTCGAAAACGACTCGAAGGGACAGCTCATCAAACTCGCCGGTCAGCTCCGCGACCGACGCAACGAACTCAACCAGATGGCGTCGGAGCGGGCCTCCAAGCGTGACGACCTGAACGCCAAAACGCGGGAGAAGGTCGACGAGGCCCAGGAGCACCGCGAGAAGCGCGACGAGCTCAACGAGAAGGTCCAGGAACACAAGGAACAGCGCAACGAGCTCAACGCGAAGGCCAACGAGCTCTTCGACGAGGTCGAGGAGATGAAACAGGACCTCGAACTCGGCGACGGCAAGGATCTCGAAGAGCTCGAAGAGGAGATCGAACAGCTCGAGTTCCGCCAGCAGACCGAGGTCCTGAGCGCGGAGGACGAGCGCGAACTCATCGAGAAGATCGAGGACAAGCGCGAGGAGTACCAGCAGCGCAAGGAGAAACTCGACGACGCCAGCGAACTCGAGGAACTCGTCGAGGAGGCCGAGGAGGTCCGCTCCGAGGCGTCCCAGCACCACCAGAAGGTGACGGAGCTCGCGGACAAGGCCCAGGAGCATCACAACCAGATGATCGAGGCCTATCGCGAGGCCGACGAGATCCGCGACAAGGCCGACGAGATGCACGAACTCTTCGTCGAGGCCCAGGAAGCGGCCGACCGGCACCACGAGGACTTCGTGCGCGTCCAGAAGCGCCTGCGCGAACTCGACAAGGAAGAGGAGCAGGAACAGCAGGACGAGCGCGAGGCCGAGCGCGAGGCCGCCAAGGAGGAGGCCGAGGAGATCTACCAGAAGTTCAAGGAAGGCGAGACCCTCGACACCGAGGACCTGATGAAGCTGCAGAAGACCGGCCTCCTGTAG
- a CDS encoding aldo/keto reductase, translating into MPILGLGTWQNTAPEECADAVATALDLGYRHVDTAQAYDNEEHVGEGIARANLDREDLFLATKVWIDDLAPGDVRASTEESLERLGVDAVDLLYVHWPAGAYDPEGTLGAFDDLYDDGLIDRIGVSNFEPAQVTEAVEAADAPIFANQIECHPLLPQTELREHCADLDVEVVAYSPLARGEVFDVPEIQSVAERHGVSEAQVSLAWLREKGVTAIPKATGEDHVRDNWASRTLDLDDEDVATIDGIGREKRLVDPDFAPW; encoded by the coding sequence ATGCCGATCCTCGGTCTCGGCACGTGGCAGAACACGGCCCCCGAGGAGTGTGCGGACGCCGTGGCGACGGCGCTCGATCTGGGCTATCGCCACGTCGACACCGCACAGGCCTACGACAACGAGGAACACGTCGGCGAGGGGATCGCGCGGGCGAACCTCGACCGCGAGGACCTCTTCCTGGCGACGAAGGTGTGGATCGACGACCTCGCGCCCGGGGACGTCCGGGCCTCCACCGAGGAGAGCCTGGAGCGACTCGGCGTCGACGCGGTCGACCTGCTCTACGTCCACTGGCCGGCCGGGGCGTACGACCCCGAGGGGACGCTCGGCGCCTTCGACGACCTGTACGACGACGGCCTGATCGACCGCATCGGCGTCAGCAACTTCGAACCGGCACAGGTGACGGAGGCCGTCGAGGCGGCCGACGCGCCGATCTTCGCCAACCAGATCGAGTGCCACCCGCTGCTCCCGCAGACGGAACTCCGGGAGCACTGCGCCGACCTCGACGTCGAGGTGGTGGCGTACTCGCCGCTGGCCCGCGGCGAGGTGTTCGACGTGCCAGAGATCCAGTCGGTCGCCGAGAGACACGGCGTCAGCGAGGCGCAGGTGTCGCTGGCGTGGCTCCGCGAGAAGGGCGTGACCGCAATCCCGAAGGCGACCGGCGAGGACCACGTCCGCGACAACTGGGCGTCGCGAACGCTCGACCTCGACGACGAGGACGTGGCGACGATCGACGGCATCGGTCGGGAGAAACGGCTGGTCGACCCCGACTTCGCCCCCTGGTAG